A stretch of DNA from Chlamydiota bacterium:
CTGCGTGAAAAGTAACATTTTTCAAGCAAGGGGGACAAGTTTTTTGATTTTGTTGAGCGCAAATTCGAACGTCTTTTTATTGGGACTGTTCTTTGGAAATTTGAGAGTGGGGACATTATTTGTATGCACCAATTCCCCCGGCATCATAAAAAGCTGATGACGCAATTTTGGTAGTGTGAATGATTGCCAATCATCCGGCAAGCAAAGTCTCTTGAACCATGTAATCACTTAGATCCTGCGTGATTTAATCACCACTTAGCTTGAATAATACCATTCCGACGTATTTTTAGCGACTTTCCATACTTGCGCAAAAACCGTCCATAATGTACGCTTTTTGCGTATGGCCTATGGTGCTAAAAAAGTACAGATAAAATTCAATTCCAATCGCCTCACTCATTTTGGCGGCGTCTATCTTTTCCACCTATTTTTAAAACAGATTGGATGGCGTCACCTGATTGGGCGTACGCTCAAATTTGAGCAGCGCAATTCTCTGTATACGATTTCTGAACAAATATTTTCTCTGCTCTATCCAATCATCCTTGGCTTAAGCCGTATCGAGATTTCCAAGAAAAAACTCCTCGTTGATATGGATTCAACGGTCTGTACGATTTACGGTCATCAAGAGGGAGCGCTGAAGGGCTACAACCCGCGAGCGCGCGGACGCCGATCGTACCACCCCTTGTTCTGCTTTGAAAGCATGAGTGGCACGAGCTTGCTCGGAACACTGCGTC
This window harbors:
- a CDS encoding transposase, with the translated sequence MAYGAKKVQIKFNSNRLTHFGGVYLFHLFLKQIGWRHLIGRTLKFEQRNSLYTISEQIFSLLYPIILGLSRIEISKKKLLVDMDSTVCTIYGHQEGALKGYNPRARGRRSYHPLFCFESMSGTSLLGTLRQGNAYTSLGAFEYLVQFFHNYPSSEYSVRFRGDSGFYDKDIVALLSQNKADFAIVADMTGPLKQLVTGLAYCPASGTDNRYSFAETTYQPAKWGKPYRYCIIRKKLEPEESDQATLFTVNAYSYSAIVT